tcgcGCATCTTATTAACGATCAATCGATTGATCAATTTGTTGAATTCCAGATATTTATCTGATATTCCCTTAAAACAATCCCTTGCATAAAGTACTAACATAAATATCAAAGAGATATATTTCAACATTGCTGATGCGTTCATTATTATTCCTATGATGgtataaatgaatatttctgTGATAAACAGGACCATCTCCATGGTAAGTAAAATGAAAGATATGACGGTTAAGAAACAAGCAATGAGAACAAAAAGCTGTAGAAATCGGTTTTTCATCGAAATAGTTTCTGGTCGTTCTACGGTTTCCTTGCTTGATAAGACATCTAAATGAAACGTGTCTCgacattcttttaaaatgtttttaaattgaaggCAAAATGATCTACTAATACATTGCTTTCCATATGGCATCAAATAAGcaacaaaatgaacaaataaacgTAAAACTAAATTCACTGTTGGTAAACAGTAAAACGCTAAAACTCCAAAAACAACCGGTAAAACAAAAACTACATAAATTCCAAATATCAAAAATCCAAAGATGCCACACTTCTCAAAAGGAACTAATAAAACTAATGCGGACCATTCGAGAGCTTTAAAACATGACATTTCACGCATGTCTCTCAAACATTTTCTCATTACTAACTGCAGTTTTAGTTTGACTTTGTGACTTACTATTCCAAAAACCATAGCATCAAGTACAATAATGAAATAACATAATAGAAACAACACGTGAATTGGTGTAAGCGAATTGGTCAAGTTCCATTGAAACGAAAGCGTCATGTTTCGTATTATGGCTGCTTTTTCCATCTCTAATGTATGTGGTTTTTCATACCagtagaagaaaattattctaATAATCCACGGAACTGAAATCCCTATCAGTATCAAAATTCGCATGAATTGTTTAAGGCACCGAAACCAAGAATGTCTGGAATTGACTGTATTTAACTCACCCATGCTTTCATTgctacctcttttattattattatctttttctttttcattggTCAGATGCCCAAAAATGCTTGCTTTGCAGCATCGGCCaaattttgatatctttcgtaTATGACATTTCACAAACATTGTATAGAATGTCTTCATAATTCCGACCGGAACGTAATTAGCAGGTATAAGTCTTCGATATTGTACATCAATGTTCATTTTCCATAACGATAACGTTTGAATTTCGTTATGTGGAATATTTTGAACGTTTCGATAAAGTGAGGGCATAATCTTTAATTTCCCAATCGACACAACACTTTGTACAGTATCTTTAGGTGGAGGAATGTCCGTCTTCATTACTGTGATTTGTAATGGCTTCATTAATTTATGTTCATACATGCTTCTACCATATTTCTTTCTGTAGAATGAATCTGGAATCAGATATGGACTAAACATAATGGcgaaaacatttataataattacacaaataaagacaacattaatccaaaaatcataaattaatttttcGCATACTATATTTCCATCCGGGTCTTTGTGACAGCAGCGATAGAAGAACTTTGCATTAGAATTATCCTTTCCGATATGCATATTGCAGATATACTCGTGTTCACTCAAACTTCCTCCGTCCTTTCCAGGTTTAAAGTCAGACAATAAAAGATCTCTTAAATTGTTTTCTGCGATCGTTGAATTAAAATGCAACAAACAGTTTTCTGGTTTTTGTACTAAAGACACCTCCATATATCCGGTTTCTAATGACAAGGTCGTTAATGAAAGTTGCTCGAATTCCGGTCTTAGAAACAATAAGCTTCGTCCATGCCGGCCAGCTATCCTCACCCAGTCCATAGGCCTATACAAATCTCCACGATATGTATCCGAAAAAGGATTTATTTGATTAGTAAATATCAGACGAATAAATGTAACTTTCTTTCCGTCCTCAAGCAGTAGTTTCATTTTGTCTCTTACTCCACTATCAACGGTTTCTATTGAACAATTATATTCTGAGATATATCCAAGATGTTGAGCTGCATATATCATTTTATGAgaacacattaaaaaaagaaatccacAAATCAAGTTAAACATTGTGACACAAAATGAAGCGTAAACCTTCCGGTAAAATTATTGCACACCCATGCACATACACTTGTTATTACCCGAGTGACttccttaaatatttatatttatatgttaattttgtatccatttattacatttaaatttagaatattCTATTGAAAATCAACCACTGGCAATTAACCATTTTATCgaaatgaaattgacaaaaaagtaAGCTTATTATTAATAAGGAAGCTTTCTTTGTTTATTCATGCGTGTTCACGATTAATTTAAATAGGACTGGTGTAAATTGCAAATGGATTTGGAtatttaaaaagtgaaaatttataCCGCATTTAAAGTTATTATTCGTTTCACTAATTTTCAGTTTGTCACTCGTAAACTATCATGGATTAAACTGCATTTAATTTAGATATACATGCATGTATGTACACTGAAATggattaaaatgcatttaatttagATATACATGCACATATGTACAAtacaaactacatgtattactgTCACTGCTGTATTGCTGAAAAAGAAGACTCCGGTCATGATTTTATGTTCCCTTAAGAGAATAATGGACGTACTTCAGCCCGGTTAAATATAGACATATAAAGATGATTTCCACcctataaatacatttatatttcagatattgatatagcaaatcaaatatttgtttgtcttcttGACTTAATATTTCTCAAGCGCAACTGTTATTGTTTCGTATTAAGATCTTTAATACACCAGTCAAAATTTAACCTAATCCAAACACTTATTCACTAGTTTGGTAGATGAGGACCAGCAAACAAAAATAACTAATAAATTATCGTCATGTTTGATATTGATAGGATTTAactaacattatttttttttaatatcatgaaAAGCTATGCACAAGGtcatataaaaaggaaaaaatttgatatgattgccaatgagacaactctccacaagaaacagAAACTAActactataggtcatcgtatagccttcaacaatgagcaaagcccataccgcatagtcagctataaaagacccagaaatgacaaatgtaaagcaattcaaacgagaaaactaatggcataatttatgtacacaaaaaatgaacgaaaacaaatttgCAACACATCAACAAtcgaaaaccactgaattacaggctcctgacttgggacaggcacatacatacataatatggcggggttaaacatattagcgGGATCAAACCCCACTTCTAACCTGGGACAGCGGTGTAACAGTACACCATAAGAACGAActttaaaaatcagtcgaaaaatgcttAACTCATCCGATGGATACGACttgaaatacatctaacaaaaacacagagtggcCGGGTACTCGTATagcccaacaacaaaaagacactaagtacagatctaagagtactcgcagttactaaCAGCTATTGCAAAGCCACTAACATCATTCAGTACACCACCAACATTCAATgtatttagtgtaaagacgacATACACAGTCAGTGAACAatatgaccttgtgcaatgacAAAAAACAGGTATCGACTAATTGTCGATCCATGAATGTGTACGTATAATACgtatataacaattatatatagtttgtttttgatttactgataacaaaatcaatattattacCACAAAAACAATAGTCAATGATttaattacagtgttgaattggtaaacTGTTAGAATAAGTTCATATAAAGGATCGATAGGTTTACCAGGATCGTTTCTTAATTTCCGGACACTGTCAACCACATCTCTGTACAATAAGGATCTGCAAACAcgttatttttcttaatttatatccACTAGAAACACCTTTCTCCACCCCAATGAAATCCAAAGATACGATGAGTATTTGACTACGaaaagaacaaaaagaaaaacaggattttaaaaaaaataagcctCATCCATtctgcaaaacaaaaatataagacgcatattttatcttttaagaAGATACTATATATTCAATGCCACTATTCAATACCACCCGGTAATTCGTTCTTAGTCGAAAACGataaattattgattgattgtttgagaGGGTGTTTTAACGTCACTTTTAATCGCTTCTTTTGGGCTATTTCttggcggccagtttttattggtggaggaaacAGGAGTTCCCGGAAAAAGCCACGGACCGTCGATAGGAACTATCCTAAAGTGTTGCTTCCTttgagatatatataaaaaagaaaaagaagatgtggtatgattgcaaatgagacaactgtccacaagagaccaaattgacacagacattaacaaatataggtcaccgtacggccttcaacaatgagcaaagcccataccgcataatcagctataaaaggccccgatatgacaatgtaaaacaattcaaaagagaaaactaacggccttatatatgtacaaaaaattaacgaaaaacaaatatgtaacacataaacaaactacaaccgGGTTCAATATGCAGGGTTCacaacacaggcacttgttctcaaaaaaaaataattccgtgttatattaaggtatataggaaaaaaagattttgagacaagtgcctgtggttcaCAAGCTAACATAGAGACGCTTGCGGTCGATATGCGGACATTAAATCCGACGCAGCATGTAGGTACTACAAGAActttagagaaaactctctgtaaaagtaaaaaaatgtaagatggtaaatcgaaaaaataatatatatatattatttcagaATATATACGGAATCAATCATTTAACAATTGTCAAAGCTCCCTGTTCTTCCGACAAAACCGAACAGTTGGTTTAATTACATGCAGTTCTCGAAGGTCTTTAGTGAGATGTCTACATAATTATCCGTTGAAGACACCTGCATGAGTTTATAGTTTTCTTGCTTAAGTTGATTGGCTGTGTGGGATGTATACATACACGTCCGTTTGGAATGGTGCCGGTTCATTCGTTTAATCATTGAGGTAGGGTTGACATTCCTCTTAAAATTAAAGAATCACTGAAACAACTCAGAGAAGATCAACACATTCATACATTagcaatcaaaatttatttccAACTAGTTTATGTCGCCGGAGCACGCTTATAATCAGTACATGTATGGAACAAGGCCAGATAAACACGAATAGTGTCGTATAAAGTGATACAAACTAATAACAGTTTTAAATTTGAGTCACAAATTAAGAGCAAATTCAACAGTACCCTTTGCTtccgcaaatttacagatctgaCATTGTTGGGCTGATATTTAgatgaattatatatacataatgtgtTTTCAGccttgtatcaccatcactAGTGAACTGATGGATAAAATATGTCGACgtacttataaaatatttatttctgtgaTTGCATCAGCTGATCTGTGAAAATTCCATCTTCAtaccttatatatcatgtactgtgttATGACTCTAGATTAAAAAAGACGAGGAAGGTtaacacccggccaccgaaagctttattataCTAGTTAAGCCTATGTGGTCGAGCGGTAGAGTGGTCGGGTGGTCTAGCTCGTCGGACATAGTGCAAGTCATTTTAGCGCCGCGATATCTtagtagcatgagttcgaacCCCTACCGGggaataacaacaaaaaaaatgcttccgcaaatttacagatctaacattgttgggctaAAATTTAACGAATTAAAAGTTATGCTGAGTACAGCAGTATTAAAGTTATTGTGAGGGTTCATAGCTagcttttaaaactaaattttgacATTTGGTTTGAATAAAATTACCAGTTATTCTTTTAACGACCATCGTGTTCTTTAATGGGGCAttataaatggggcataaaaataactTTCACCAAACTTATTTACCTGTGCACAATCGGGgcaaatgaaagacaaaatcTACGCCagtgaaagaataaaaaaaaaaatgaaatgcagatcggcgcaaatgcaaaaagttcaaaatttatattttattgtttttattagaaCAAAGGTTAAATATAGTGTAGTATCTATTGTGTCCATTTCAGTTAAATTTCCATTAGATATCAGCGCGACGCTTAATTCCTCTTTTCTTTGAGAAGACGTATTCTTAAGCGTACACCATGTTGGAATCCGTGAAAAACGCGAAATAGGACGTTTCGTCATATAGCTTTTATGTCACTACCAAATGCAAGTTGCGTTAGTTGACGCGCAAAAACAATTGGCTGTTTGGTCTTTAAACGATAGAATGAACTTTAAatgtagaaaaccatgaaacatatattaggttttgtaattaattattaAGAATTTATTCTTAAACTCATGGAAAactcaggttttttttttaaattttacttagaaaacataaaatgtagaTGCTAAACTATTCAGATTGTAAGAAATTTTCGTTTAACTTATTTGGCACAATGTAACACATATAGCAaaataaattctgtaaaaaGAATTATGTTGATTAAAGTTATCAAGTTTATAGATTATTCCATCTGgattttacaaaatatctttaaaccggtcatttattttatctgtttataaAGAGATCGCTATCACAATGTTACGGAAGCCCTGGAGTGccatgcaaaacaaaaatttcaacttgtgcgcacaagttactaacttgcgcgcacaagttactatcttgcgcgcacaagttactatcttgtgcgcacaagttacacaacttgtgcgcacgagttattaacttgtgcgcacgagttgtgcaacttgtgcgcacaagttgcaCGTATTCTTATAGACATGCGCTGTTTTGCTCAAGAGACTACTTTATGGAACGCCGTAGCTGCCGAATACAAAGAtatgtttatatacatgaaTGCACATACTTTTCAATGTCTgcacatgtttttttctatgtatacACATACTTTGCATATATATGaacatagtttactttatatgcacttactttttatatatatatatgtacatactTTTCTTACATATGCATATCGTTTACcttatatgcacatacttttctatatatgcacatatatgcgcattttttttatatatctatttgcaCATAGTTAACCTCATatgcatatacttttttttctatatatgcacagACTTATTCTACATATgaatgtacaaatgtagttcTGCATGTGAATACTTTTCTCAGTATATATGAACATAGTTTTTCAACGTGAGAATTACAATTCATATTAATCttatctgttgttttttttccaactgAACTAATCCTAAGGGTTCCAATATCATAAAAGGAATGTTTATTAAGAATTTCTTAATGATGTATGTTCAATTAAGCAACTGTtggaatcttttttttatatgaatgcaATATTATTTTGGTATGTATGATGGTATGGCGCTGTTGCTTCATCTATAGTCACTTGGTTTTTATGTCAAAACGTTGAAGGAGTCGATTtgtttgtattaaattttaacacatggATTATTACCACTAACGggtcaaaagttgaaaaatgccttcttataaaacttaatttaaattGCCATTTTCTTTACCAAGTTTTATGTGTTTTCAAAGTAGTCAGTTTAGTCTAAGATCTCAAAATGTgaattgttttctattaatatgGTGTTATAGAAAGGGCCAAAGacgggggattttttttttatgccatGCCGATATGCGTATGgggcattatacatgtattaccctTAATCGTCCGTTTTACCGTCTGTCCTTCCatctttccattttattttgctGCACTCTAATCCAACTTTGCCTCTACTTAATTTGATAAAGGTCATACACaaaggtaaataaatataaaacgcAAAAAGTCACCTGCTGTACTACAGTTCTGCTCCTTTATAACTAGgaaatttcatttctttttttctttgtttttgcaCTCTCACCTTAATCCccaaatgctgaaaatgtagaCGCAAAACAAGAAATGCAGAGTAAATCAGACAAATCATAATTAAGAACTGCAGCACGTCatatcatatttgatattcacacctttttaaagcttttcaatacgtatacattttatttttacggCGTCGGCGTTGGCTTcgcaatgtattagtttgtgattaggtctagtttatgatatcggatatgttccttacgtcgtaactacaatccccttccctttcatgaatgtgacctaccgaattagactatttaccggatttgtaatcacataagcaacacgacgggtgccacatgtggagcaggatctgcttacccttccggagcacctgagatcacccctagtttttggtggggttcgtgttgtttattctttagttttctatgttgtgtttttctgtttgtctttttcatttttagccatggcgttgtcagtttgttttagatttatgagtttgactgtccctttggtatctttcgtccctattTTATGTTGAACCACAAGTGGTGgttaaatgatatgttttatgcagttgtataagtaTTGGAACATCTCATTTCCATAGATAATATTTGGCCCTGTCCCCTCAGTAattgtctattgactttgaaaatttattgGCATTTGCAAGTCATATTTCTATGGAGGTTATAAAGCCCACCCCCtcatcatggttcattgacattgaaacttttacatattttacaagtttatgtttgtttaaagGGAACGACTTATGATAAGTCCATGGTATTTTGTATATAGTTGTATATTGGCACATTTCCATGGATATTGTTCAGCCATGTACTTTCAGTCGTAGTTCATCAACTTTGAATATTTCCATAACTTACATGttaaagtattgctattttggtttcaacatttgcattgtcaaaattacaaaaaggcgtTACATAAccatttcagtttatttttttaatattttgaggaagttatatatgtatataattactTTCGTATACAAAGAGAAAAATTTAAGAGAGATACATTACTCCCACCCGACCCCCAATTTTCAAAAGCTTACAACTTAAAAATGAATACATGATTCTATCAAAATTTTTGTCTCTTtaagatataatataaaattacttatcaaattgataaaatggcCCAAGGGCACAGCTTGATATTACTGCAAATGTAAAACCCTGGATAGTTCAAGCAAGTATGGCCCCTTTAAATACGTTTGACATATCTacatttggattgtgattaacattttgataatagGCATCTTTTTAAAGACATCAAGAAATTCAGTGGGCCATTCTTATACACTCTTTATagaaaaaatttaacattgaccaaagaattatgaatcatgaaaatgtgccacatatagttgacctactgcGTTATTACATCTGAGAAACGAACGTACATAATAACTTAATTTTAACATTGATCACTCACAAAAAAGGGAGAAattcacatgacaaaaaaactataattttgTTCAACCAGTCGCTGTACCATTTATAATAGGTCAAGTCCAAAGAACAtatgacagacggaaacttcgAATCATAAGGCTATTAcaaacaaagtatgaagcatccaggtatTCTATCTTAATACCGAATATAAAGCTCTAAATAGTTTTCGCCATCGCTAGAAAGTAATACCTTTGTCTCACTCTATGACATTTTACATTTACTGTTTATAGATTATTCCCACACCGACAAAGTGCATTCGGCTCTTACTAATGTTTTtactaataaaacataaaacctgtataaaaaaaagtctgaaaacACGAATGCCCCcgcttaaaattttcaattttccaagttATAACGGGGCataattgtcaaaaaaattacTGCCCAAATTCTAACTCGGCCTTACTTTGTGTGATTATTAACATTGTGTgtgaatttcaataattttggaTAAGGCAAATTAACAACAAAGTGCGGAAACCAAACTAAATGCATTAATATAACTTGTGACCCGTTATCACTGAATTGTTGGGACAAAAACCACTGAATTCAACACGCCATTAGTGATAATAATCCTtgtgttaaaatgtaatacaaacGACTCATACAAAAAACAAAGTTATGGCATTAAAACAAGTGACTATAGATGAAGACAACAGCGCCATACCATCATACATGCCAAAATAGTATTGCATTCatatgaaaatgatttcaaaagttACTTAATTGAACAACATACATCATTAAGAAATTCTTAATTAACATTCTTTTTATGATATTGGAACCCTTAGGCTTAGTTCagtcgaaaaaaaaacaaacagaaaagcaTAATATGAATTGTAATTCTCACGTTGAAAAACTATGTTCATATATACTGAGAAAAGTATTCACATGCAgaactacatttgtacattcATATGTAGAATAAGTctgtgcatatatagaaaaaaaagtatatgcatATGAGGTTAACTATGTGCAAATAGATATATAGAAAAGTATGGACATATAAGGTAAACGATGTGCATATGtagaaaaagtatgtgcatataagGTAAACGATGTGCATATGTAGGAAAAGTAAgtgcatataaagtaaactatgttCATATATATGCAAAGTAtgtgtatatgttccggaccatatgagtatttggaccatacgcgtatggtcatgaccatatgcgtatactcatatggtccgaccatacgcgtatggtccgaccgtacgcgtatggtcggaccatatgagtataatactcgtttggttattaacgggccggaccatatgagtatttggaccatataggtacatatatttttttaaaattacattataa
The genomic region above belongs to Mytilus trossulus isolate FHL-02 chromosome 7, PNRI_Mtr1.1.1.hap1, whole genome shotgun sequence and contains:
- the LOC134724982 gene encoding uncharacterized protein LOC134724982, whose translation is MFNLICGFLFLMCSHKMIYAAQHLGYISEYNCSIETVDSGVRDKMKLLLEDGKKVTFIRLIFTNQINPFSDTYRGDLYRPMDWVRIAGRHGRSLLFLRPEFEQLSLTTLSLETGYMEVSLVQKPENCLLHFNSTIAENNLRDLLLSDFKPGKDGGSLSEHEYICNMHIGKDNSNAKFFYRCCHKDPDGNIVCEKLIYDFWINVVFICVIIINVFAIMFSPYLIPDSFYRKKYGRSMYEHKLMKPLQITVMKTDIPPPKDTVQSVVSIGKLKIMPSLYRNVQNIPHNEIQTLSLWKMNIDVQYRRLIPANYVPVGIMKTFYTMFVKCHIRKISKFGRCCKASIFGHLTNEKEKDNNNKRGSNESMGELNTVNSRHSWFRCLKQFMRILILIGISVPWIIRIIFFYWYEKPHTLEMEKAAIIRNMTLSFQWNLTNSLTPIHVLFLLCYFIIVLDAMVFGIVSHKVKLKLQLVMRKCLRDMREMSCFKALEWSALVLLVPFEKCGIFGFLIFGIYVVFVLPVVFGVLAFYCLPTVNLVLRLFVHFVAYLMPYGKQCISRSFCLQFKNILKECRDTFHLDVLSSKETVERPETISMKNRFLQLFVLIACFLTVISFILLTMEMVLFITEIFIYTIIGIIMNASAMLKYISLIFMLVLYARDCFKGISDKYLEFNKLINRLIVNKMREKVEKIASSDDQKNTAFQVQMDDSEEIEKDTENVKLIVKDGIPKWQIRRLILFLDVNDKPYLPEKFFNASCYMNTVGVPGPLIFNVVQATWRFLCICVFLMFVVLIVLAFGDEYQISGTNQMLATLAGGFLPWVFRNVLFKSKDALGLDTENLSFKSNLRKEIENYVQNWDIADMEVQENYNQINDTNKNTQATENSDSETKNLLNKGTNIPTRFVASVNNDQTLSNDVDLLIYDNLVRVSNV